In the Tepidimicrobium xylanilyticum genome, one interval contains:
- a CDS encoding DegV family protein: protein MEKIKIITDSTSYIEKDFAEEMNISIVPLNYIFDGVDEKEGFPGEFDEFYEKLQNTKLFPTTSQPAAADFLDEYKKAFDEGYEEIIAILLSSKLSGTYNSALVAKDILGDKRITVIDSLQAAGNLKFLVEDAIAMVKNGKTKDEIVKYLEEKRKNMSIYLTVDTLEYLRRGGRLSGIQSTIGDMLNIKPIIQLIDGELKLLEKVRGKNKALKALCDKIQGPVEKIRICHILNKEEALKLKKELESRFPNVPISIDILGPVIGCHLGPKGIGICFY, encoded by the coding sequence ATGGAGAAAATAAAAATAATTACAGATTCCACTAGCTACATTGAAAAGGATTTTGCAGAAGAAATGAACATATCCATAGTGCCATTAAACTATATTTTTGATGGTGTTGATGAAAAGGAGGGTTTTCCTGGGGAATTTGATGAATTCTATGAAAAACTACAAAATACTAAATTGTTTCCCACCACATCCCAGCCAGCAGCTGCCGATTTCCTAGATGAATATAAAAAAGCATTTGACGAAGGATATGAAGAGATAATAGCCATTCTTTTATCCTCTAAATTAAGCGGTACTTATAACAGTGCCCTAGTTGCTAAAGATATTTTAGGGGATAAAAGGATTACTGTTATCGATTCATTACAAGCGGCAGGAAATTTAAAGTTTTTGGTGGAAGATGCCATTGCCATGGTAAAAAATGGCAAGACTAAAGATGAAATAGTTAAATATTTAGAAGAAAAGAGAAAGAATATGTCCATATACCTTACAGTAGATACTCTTGAGTATTTAAGAAGAGGGGGAAGGCTTTCAGGAATTCAATCTACTATTGGAGATATGTTAAATATAAAGCCCATAATCCAATTGATAGATGGAGAATTAAAGTTATTAGAAAAGGTAAGGGGAAAGAATAAGGCATTAAAAGCTCTTTGTGACAAGATTCAAGGTCCAGTAGAAAAAATAAGGATATGCCACATTTTAAATAAAGAAGAAGCTTTAAAATTAAAAAAAGAATTGGAAAGCAGGTTTCCCAATGTTCCAATTTCTATAGATATTTTAGGGCCTGTCATAGGCTGCCATTTAGGGCCTAAGGGCATTGGAATATGCTTTTATTAA
- a CDS encoding PRC-barrel domain-containing protein → MIRYKQLITLDLIDENNIIGKIEDVVYSEDYRKIKYLVVKNGKLIKNKFLIPYNEIEIKNNNQALLLGDINGYANQMNIDDKDSKLINKVIKDENGEYIGYIKDIVINKKDGTIDGFIITEGLIEDLIKGRNYIPLLKNIQISENGIYLPHETLI, encoded by the coding sequence TTGATAAGGTATAAGCAATTAATTACATTAGATTTAATTGATGAAAATAATATTATTGGAAAAATAGAAGATGTAGTTTATTCAGAGGATTACAGAAAAATTAAATATTTAGTAGTGAAAAATGGGAAATTAATTAAGAATAAATTTTTAATACCCTATAATGAAATCGAGATTAAAAATAATAATCAAGCTTTATTATTAGGAGATATTAATGGATATGCCAATCAAATGAATATAGATGATAAGGATTCTAAGCTTATAAATAAGGTTATTAAAGATGAAAATGGTGAGTATATTGGGTATATAAAGGACATAGTAATTAATAAAAAAGATGGAACTATTGATGGTTTTATAATAACTGAAGGGTTAATTGAGGATTTAATTAAAGGCAGAAATTATATCCCTCTCCTAAAGAACATACAAATATCTGAAAATGGTATTTATTTACCTCATGAAACTTTAATATAA
- a CDS encoding glucose-1-phosphate thymidylyltransferase, translating to MKGLILCGGISTRLNPITYSIPKQLIPIGNKPLLAYTIELLLESGITELGILVNEFNKPIFERVLKNYFNDDFHYIIQYEPKGIAHGLLFAEELINGEKFLMILGDNYFDFNLKDFVKDFETGYMNCKILLKEVENPERFGVAYIGDGRIIDLEEKPKMAFSNWAVTGLYAFDNNIFKASKKIKPSKRGEYEIIDAIKWLLQEGYSVGYEKINGKWRDIGNPSDVINQNIDILSSIKDNIKGEIVDSHVSGRIILGNGSAIYNSTIRGPIVIGEKTIIKNSYIGPYTSIGNSVNIEVSNLENSIILDGCNIWGVEDPIDSSIVGEGSMIMGNKGKKKTHRIIVGRSSKIYLSV from the coding sequence GTGAAAGGATTGATTCTTTGTGGTGGAATAAGTACTAGGCTTAATCCTATTACCTATTCTATACCAAAACAGCTCATTCCAATAGGGAATAAACCCTTATTAGCCTATACCATAGAGTTATTATTAGAGTCGGGGATAACTGAATTAGGAATTTTAGTAAATGAATTTAATAAACCAATATTTGAAAGGGTATTGAAGAATTATTTTAATGATGATTTTCATTATATTATCCAGTATGAACCGAAAGGAATAGCCCATGGTTTATTATTTGCAGAAGAATTAATCAATGGAGAAAAGTTCCTTATGATTTTAGGGGATAATTATTTTGATTTTAATTTAAAGGATTTTGTAAAAGACTTTGAAACGGGATATATGAATTGTAAGATTCTACTTAAGGAAGTAGAGAACCCTGAACGATTTGGAGTAGCATATATTGGGGATGGAAGGATAATTGATCTAGAAGAAAAACCGAAAATGGCTTTTAGCAACTGGGCAGTTACGGGATTATACGCTTTTGATAATAATATATTCAAAGCTTCTAAAAAGATTAAACCTTCTAAACGAGGAGAATACGAAATTATTGATGCCATAAAATGGCTATTACAAGAGGGATATTCAGTAGGCTATGAAAAAATAAACGGAAAATGGAGAGATATAGGTAATCCCTCAGATGTAATAAACCAAAATATTGATATACTATCTTCCATAAAAGATAACATAAAAGGAGAAATAGTTGACTCTCATGTTTCAGGAAGAATTATACTTGGGAATGGTTCAGCCATATACAATAGTACAATAAGGGGGCCCATAGTTATTGGGGAAAAGACTATAATTAAAAATTCTTATATTGGCCCATATACTTCAATAGGGAATAGTGTTAATATTGAAGTGTCAAATTTAGAAAATTCTATTATATTAGATGGATGTAATATATGGGGAGTAGAGGATCCAATCGATTCTTCGATTGTTGGTGAAGGTTCGATGATAATGGGTAATAAAGGTAAGAAAAAAACTCATAGAATCATAGTAGGAAGAAGTAGCAAGATATATTTATCAGTATAA
- the nifS gene encoding cysteine desulfurase NifS has translation MDNYIYMDNSATTPVKEEVLKEMLPYFTKNYGNPSSIYSLGNQSKNAVEIAREKIAKALNAKPNEIFFTAGGSEADNWALKGVAYANRNKGNHIITSKIEHHGILHTCEYLEKQGFQVTYLDVDEYGVVNLKQLEDAITDKTILISIMFANNEIGTIQPIKEIGRIAKEKGIYFHTDAVQAIGHIRIDVNELNIDLLSLAAHKFYGPKGVGALYIRQGVKIDTLISGGAQERNRRAGTENVPGIVGMGKAIELAYENLEEKNARLISLRDRLIKKIFDNIDHVRLNGHPTNRLPGNVNVCFEFIEGESLLLSLDMEGIAASSGSACTSGSLEPSHVLLAIGLPHEVAHGSLRLSLGEFNTEEEVDYVVEKLTEIVTRLRAMSPLYENIKEVK, from the coding sequence ATGGATAACTATATTTACATGGATAATTCAGCTACAACTCCTGTAAAAGAAGAAGTGCTCAAAGAGATGTTACCCTATTTTACTAAAAACTATGGGAACCCATCTAGCATATATTCGCTAGGAAATCAATCAAAAAATGCAGTTGAAATAGCAAGAGAAAAAATAGCAAAAGCATTAAATGCAAAGCCTAATGAAATCTTTTTTACTGCGGGAGGCTCAGAAGCTGACAATTGGGCTCTTAAAGGAGTTGCTTATGCAAATAGGAACAAGGGCAACCATATTATAACCTCAAAAATTGAACACCATGGAATACTTCATACATGTGAATATTTAGAAAAACAAGGATTTCAAGTAACTTATTTAGATGTAGATGAATATGGAGTAGTTAATTTGAAGCAATTAGAAGATGCAATTACAGATAAAACTATTCTAATATCCATAATGTTTGCTAATAATGAAATAGGAACTATTCAACCTATAAAAGAAATTGGGAGAATAGCTAAAGAAAAGGGTATATATTTCCATACAGATGCGGTTCAAGCTATTGGACATATTAGGATTGATGTAAATGAGCTGAATATAGACTTATTATCATTAGCTGCCCATAAATTTTATGGTCCGAAGGGCGTCGGAGCTCTATATATAAGACAAGGTGTTAAGATTGATACATTAATTTCTGGAGGGGCTCAGGAGAGAAATAGGAGGGCTGGAACTGAAAATGTGCCTGGAATTGTCGGAATGGGCAAGGCAATAGAATTGGCATACGAAAACCTTGAAGAAAAAAATGCTAGGCTCATCAGCTTAAGGGACAGATTGATTAAAAAGATATTTGATAATATTGATCATGTTAGGCTAAATGGACACCCTACTAACAGGTTGCCTGGCAATGTAAATGTATGTTTTGAATTTATTGAAGGTGAATCTCTATTGCTTAGTTTGGATATGGAAGGTATTGCTGCATCTAGTGGTTCCGCTTGTACTTCGGGATCGTTAGAGCCATCACATGTTCTTTTAGCAATAGGATTACCCCATGAAGTGGCCCATGGCTCATTGAGGTTATCATTAGGTGAGTTTAATACCGAGGAAGAAGTAGATTATGTTGTTGAAAAGTTAACTGAAATTGTAACTAGATTAAGAGCTATGTCACCTTTATATGAAAATATCAAGGAGGTTAAGTAA
- a CDS encoding DUF4489 domain-containing protein, whose protein sequence is MAVYYQPGYRPSKCKCGKQDCDCHSSIDCRPDKIISNCNNLTGASGVSIVAIGETITPRNIGSLSITGLKCFKRPSIRLDITAIITLNAALAVDTVITFRVFKRCGNEPETEIQSFEVAPGIALVAGASIPVAFSICDHNICLSQCCTYRVTVEATAAVALAAALNINQGTISALATDLC, encoded by the coding sequence ATGGCAGTTTATTATCAGCCGGGTTATAGACCTAGCAAATGTAAATGTGGGAAGCAAGACTGTGACTGTCATTCATCGATAGATTGCCGACCTGATAAAATTATATCTAATTGTAATAATCTTACCGGGGCAAGCGGTGTATCTATCGTTGCTATAGGTGAAACTATAACTCCAAGGAATATAGGAAGTCTATCGATAACAGGGTTAAAATGCTTTAAGAGACCAAGTATTAGACTTGATATTACTGCTATTATCACGTTAAATGCTGCACTTGCTGTTGATACTGTTATAACTTTTAGGGTATTTAAGCGCTGTGGAAATGAGCCAGAAACTGAAATTCAATCTTTTGAGGTAGCACCAGGAATAGCACTAGTAGCCGGAGCTTCAATTCCTGTAGCATTCAGCATATGTGATCATAACATTTGCTTATCACAATGCTGCACATATAGAGTTACAGTAGAAGCAACTGCTGCGGTAGCATTAGCAGCTGCATTAAATATTAACCAGGGGACTATATCAGCATTAGCTACAGACCTTTGCTAA
- a CDS encoding RrF2 family transcriptional regulator: MRLSTRGRYGLKAMYQLAIHYGEGPIPLNSIASAQEISENYLEQLMSPLRKAGLLNSVRGAQGGYMLAKSPSEITVGSILRALEGEMAPVDCVLENFSGCEREENCVTKLVWLKMKEGINEVIDSISLQDMLNERAEMESKKSRA; the protein is encoded by the coding sequence ATGCGATTATCTACTAGGGGAAGATATGGGTTAAAAGCCATGTATCAGTTAGCTATCCATTACGGCGAAGGACCTATTCCCTTAAACAGTATTGCAAGTGCACAGGAGATTTCGGAAAACTATTTAGAGCAGTTGATGTCACCACTGAGAAAAGCAGGGTTACTAAATAGTGTTAGAGGTGCTCAAGGAGGGTATATGTTAGCCAAATCTCCAAGCGAGATCACCGTTGGAAGCATACTAAGAGCTTTGGAAGGAGAAATGGCCCCTGTCGACTGTGTTCTAGAAAATTTTAGTGGTTGTGAAAGAGAAGAAAATTGTGTTACTAAGTTGGTTTGGTTGAAAATGAAAGAGGGTATAAACGAAGTTATCGACTCTATATCATTACAAGACATGCTTAATGAACGGGCTGAAATGGAATCGAAAAAAAGTAGAGCTTAG
- the nifU gene encoding Fe-S cluster assembly scaffold protein NifU, translating into MYSEKVMEHFRNPRNVGEIKDADGVGIVGNPRCGDIMKMYLKIEDGIIKDVKFKTFGCGSAIASSSMATELIKGKTIEEAMEVTNKSVVEALDGLPPIKMHCSVLAEQAIKAALLDYSKKNNIHIPGLENFNPEEDPHDH; encoded by the coding sequence ATGTATTCAGAAAAAGTTATGGAACATTTTAGAAATCCAAGAAATGTTGGTGAAATAAAAGATGCGGATGGAGTTGGGATTGTAGGAAATCCACGTTGTGGAGATATCATGAAAATGTATTTGAAAATAGAAGATGGCATAATAAAGGATGTTAAGTTTAAGACCTTTGGGTGTGGTTCTGCAATAGCTTCATCTAGTATGGCTACAGAATTGATAAAAGGAAAAACAATTGAGGAAGCTATGGAGGTTACGAATAAGAGTGTAGTAGAAGCCCTAGATGGATTACCACCAATAAAGATGCACTGTTCTGTTTTAGCAGAACAAGCTATTAAGGCAGCACTATTGGATTATTCAAAGAAAAATAATATTCATATTCCTGGTTTGGAAAACTTTAATCCAGAAGAAGATCCCCATGACCATTAA
- a CDS encoding L-threonine 3-dehydrogenase has translation MKKILVTGALGQIGSELTMRLRKEYGADNVIASSRRIKEGHEELIESGVFEVLDVVDGKQLSDVVRKHKINTIVHLAAVLSAVGEQNPAMAWDVNMNGLYNVLEVAREENCSVFTPSSIAAFGDSTPKDNTPQDTIQRPTTMYGVTKVAGELLCDYYYHKYGVDTRGVRYPGIISYETLPGGGTTDYAVHIYYDALKYKKYTSFIAKGTKMDMMYMPDALDAVIQLMEADPSKLIHRNAFNITAMSFEPEEIAAAIRKYIPEFELDYDVDPVRQAIAESWPNSLDDSAAREEWGWNPKYDLDSMTNDMLEKLKVKLGL, from the coding sequence ATGAAAAAAATTTTAGTAACAGGTGCACTTGGACAAATTGGCTCAGAATTAACCATGCGTTTAAGAAAAGAATATGGAGCTGACAATGTAATTGCAAGTAGTAGAAGAATTAAAGAAGGACATGAAGAACTAATCGAATCAGGAGTATTTGAAGTTTTGGATGTGGTAGATGGAAAACAGTTATCTGATGTGGTGAGAAAACATAAGATAAATACAATCGTTCATTTGGCAGCAGTTCTATCTGCCGTGGGAGAGCAAAACCCAGCCATGGCTTGGGACGTAAATATGAATGGTCTTTATAATGTATTAGAAGTAGCTAGGGAAGAGAATTGTTCTGTATTTACTCCTAGTTCTATAGCCGCTTTTGGAGATTCAACTCCTAAGGATAATACTCCTCAGGATACAATACAAAGACCAACTACCATGTATGGAGTAACCAAGGTAGCAGGAGAATTACTATGTGATTATTACTACCATAAATATGGAGTAGATACAAGAGGAGTGCGTTATCCTGGTATAATATCTTATGAAACATTACCAGGTGGAGGTACTACAGATTATGCAGTACATATTTACTACGACGCACTTAAATATAAAAAATATACCAGCTTTATAGCAAAAGGGACCAAAATGGATATGATGTATATGCCTGACGCTTTAGACGCTGTTATTCAATTAATGGAAGCTGATCCATCTAAGTTGATTCATAGGAATGCATTTAACATTACAGCAATGAGCTTTGAGCCTGAGGAAATTGCGGCTGCCATAAGAAAATATATTCCAGAGTTTGAATTAGATTATGATGTAGACCCAGTAAGGCAGGCTATTGCAGAATCTTGGCCAAATTCATTAGACGATTCAGCTGCAAGGGAAGAATGGGGTTGGAATCCAAAGTATGATTTGGATTCTATGACCAATGATATGTTGGAGAAGCTAAAAGTTAAACTTGGATTATAA